A window of the Oryza brachyantha chromosome 5, ObraRS2, whole genome shotgun sequence genome harbors these coding sequences:
- the LOC102710986 gene encoding uncharacterized protein LOC102710986 yields the protein MKATVQEEMFADASIGKLKRAKQLVMKATLDATKGQYQKLYSYQLELLRSNPGSTVVLNRVVGMDPPVFKRIYICLGALKKGFLAGCRKVIGLDGCFFKGATNGELICALGRDANNQMYPIAWAVVHKENNEEWDWFMDILSIDLHVGDGEGWVFISDQQKGILNAVQKWAPMAEHRNCARHIYANWKKHFHDKEYQKKFWRCAKAPCTMLFNLARAQLALVTHAGAQAIMNTHPQHWSRAWFKVGSNCDSVDNNLCESFNKWILEARFFLIITMLETIRRKVMVRIKDQITNSNRWNTIICPGILKKLNVYIAESAFCHAISNGAEAYEVKHHEHRFTAQLDKKECSCRYWQLSGLPCPHAIACIFYKTSQLDGYIADCYSVETFKKIYAHCLQPLEGMSSWPEDGRQPLNAPGYIKMPGRPKTERRREAHEPAKATRASKIGTIIRCRKCKQVGHNRSTCDKHNGEGSTTSMPQQVPNPDQHIVLSNTPQSSTQSRKRKSAASATISAASAKDKNS from the exons ATGAAGGCTACGGTGCAAGAGGAGATGTTTGCTGATGCTTCAATTGGGAAGCTGAAAAGAGCAAAGCAATTAGTGATGAAGGCAACACTAGATGCAACTAAAGGGCAGTACCAAAAGTTGTATAGTTATCAGCTAGAGCTTCTTAGAAGTAATCCAGGCAGCACAGTGGTTTTGAACAGAGTGGTGGGAATGGATCCACCTGTATTCAAGAGAATATACATATGCTTAGGTGCACTGAAGAAAGGATTCCTAGCAGGTTGCAGGAAAGTTATAGGGCTTGATGGTTGTTTCTTCAAGGGTGCAACTAATGGAGAGTTGATTTGTGCTCTAGGAAGGGAtgcaaataatcaaatgtatCCAATTGCTTGGGCAGTAGTTCACAAAGAAAACAATGAGGAGTGGGACTGGTTCATGGATATATTGAGTATTGATTTGCATGTTGGTGATGGAGAAGGATGGGTCTTCATTTCAGACCAACAAAAG GGGATTCTCAATGCTGTTCAAAAATGGGCTCCAATGGCTGAACATAGAAATTGTGCTAGACACATCTATGCCAACTGGAAGAAGCACTTCCATGACAAAGAATACCAAAAGAAGTTTTGGAGGTGTGCCAAAGCTCCTTGCACCATGCTGTTCAATTTGGCAAGGGCACAGCTGGCGCTGGTCACTCATGCAGGAGCACAAGCCATCATGAACACACATCCCCAACATTGGAGTAGAGCCTGGTTTAAGGTAGGTTCAAACTGTGATTCTGTAGATAATAATTTGTGTGAATCATTTAACAAGTGGATCCTAGAGGCAAGATTCTTCCTAATTATAACCATGCTTGAGACAATTAGAAGAAAAGTAATGGTTAGGATCAAGGACCAAATAACAAACTCCAATAGATGGAACACAATTATTTGCCCTGGTATATTAAAGAAGTTGAATGTTTATATTGCTGAGTCTGCATTTTGTCATGCAATATCAAATGGGGCTGAGGCATATGAGGTGAAACATCATGAGCATAGATTTACAGCGCAACTAGACAAAAAGGAATGCTCATGCAGGTATTGGCAGCTATCTGGATTGCCTTGCCCTCATGCTATTGCTTGCATATTCTATAAGACTAGTCAACTTGATGGTTACATTGCTGACTGCTACTCAGTGGAAACATTTAAGAAGATTTATGCGCACTGCCTACAGCCACTAGAAGGGATGAGCTCTTGGCCAGAGGATGGTAGACAACCACTAAATGCTCCTGGGTACATCAAGATGCCAGGAAGGCCAAAGAcagagaggagaagagaggcTCATGAACCTGCCAAAGCAACCAGGGCAAGCAAGATTGGAACAATCATCAGATGTAGGAAATGCAAGCAAGTAGGCCACAACAGATCTACTTGTGATAAGCATAATGGTGAAGGTAGTACCACTTCAATGCCTCAGCAAGTTCCAAACCCAGACCAACATATAGTGCTATCAAACACACCACAGAGCTCAACTCAAAGCAGGAAGAGGAAGTCAGCTGCATCTGCCACCATCAGTGCTGCAAGTGCCAAAGACAAAAATTCCTAG